A region from the Cardiocondyla obscurior isolate alpha-2009 linkage group LG26, Cobs3.1, whole genome shotgun sequence genome encodes:
- the LOC139112087 gene encoding high mobility group nucleosome-binding domain-containing protein 5-like gives MSEQEKGNVESGNEERKEEKGEEKIKKKMGRPAKVEMLRRERANSMPILEAWKQGEKGKERQEEKGEIEGLEGFSKSVKVYSSPVKATGEGGEGGISKEGFEEVIKEMRSGFARIQAQMEEVREIKDDLKEELRKWDGAKEFEKDGNKRKKVIADRLNASF, from the exons atgagcgagcaggaaaaaggaaatgtgGAGAGTGGaaatgaggaaagaaaagaggaaaaaggagaagagaaaataaaaaagaaaatgggaagGCCTGCAAAGGTAGAGATGTTAAGAAGAGAAAGGGCTAACAGCATGCCAATTTTGGAAGCGTGGAAGCaaggagagaaagggaaggaaagaCAGGAAGAAAAAGGCGAAATAGAGGGCTTGGAAGGATTTAGCAAAAGTGTGAAAGTGTACAGTTCACCGGTGAAAGCAACAGGAGAGGGAGGTGAAGGGGGAATAAGCAAGGAAGGTTTTGAAGAGGTAATAAAGGAAATGAGAAGTGGATTTGCAAGGATTCAAGCGCAGATGGAGGAAGTAAGGGAAATAAAG GATGACCTGaaggaagaattgagaaaatgggatggtgcgaaagaatttgaaaaagatgggaataaaaggaagaaggtGATAGCAGATAGActaaatgcaagtttttaa